The following proteins are encoded in a genomic region of Amblyraja radiata isolate CabotCenter1 chromosome 37, sAmbRad1.1.pri, whole genome shotgun sequence:
- the wnt8b gene encoding protein Wnt-8b, which translates to HVSLLQAYLIYSSSVAAGAQSGIEECKHQFAWDRWNCPERALQLSTHSGLRSANREAAFVHAISSAGVMYTLTRNCSLGDFDNCGCDDSRNGQLGGHGWLWGGCSDNVGFGETISKQFVDALETGQDARAAMNLHNNEAGRKAVKGTMKQTCKCHGVSGSCTTQTCWLQLPEFREVGNYLKEKYHKALKVDLLKGAGNSAASRGAIAETFSAISKKELVHLEDSPDYCLENKTLGLQGTEGRECIKKGKHLSKWEKRSCKRLCGDCGLAVGERRAQMMSSCNCKFHWCCAVKCEQCRKTITKYFCVKKDKKSRNESASKRKGARPARRQ; encoded by the exons CATGTTTCTTTGCTGCAGGCGtatctgatttactccagcagcgTAGCAGCAGGGGCCCAGAGCGGCATCGAGGAATGCAAACACCAATTCGCTTGGGATCGCTGGAACTGCCCGGAGCGAGCGCTGCAACTTTCCACTCACAGTGGGCTGCGGAGCG CTAACCGGGAGGCCGCCTTCGTGCACGCCATCAGCTCGGCGGGGGTGATGTACACATTGACCAGAAACTGTAGCCTGGGGGATTTCGACAACTGTGGATGCGACGATTCTCGCAACGGGCAACTGG GGGGACACGGCTGGTTATGGGGTGGATGCAGCGACAACGTTGGCTTCGGAGAAACTATTTCCAAACAGTTCGTGGACGCGCTGGAGACCGGACAGGACGCCAGGGCAGCCATGAATCTGCACAATAACGAGGCGGGCAGAAAG GCTGTTAAAGGCACGATGAAGCAGACCTGTAAGTGCCACGGTGTGTCTGGGAGTTGCACAACACAGACCTGCTGGCTTCAGCTTCCTGAATTCCGCGAGGTGGGGAATTACCTGAAGGAAAAGTATCACAAAGCCTTGAAAGTTGACCTCCTTAAAGGGGCAGGCAACAGTGCGGCCAGCAGAGGCGCCATCGCTGAAACCTTCAGTGCCATTTCCAAGAAGGAGCTGGTTCACCTGGAGGATTCCCCGGATTATTGCCTGGAAAACAAGACCCTCGGCCTGCAGGGGACGGAAGGAAGGGAATGCATCAAGAAGGGCAAGCACCTGAGCAAGTGGGAGAAGCGGAGCTGCAAGAGGCTGTGTGGGGATTGTGGGCTGGCGGTGGGGGAGAGACGAGCGCAGATGATGAGCAGTTGCAACTGCAAATTCCACTGGTGCTGCGCGGTGAAGTGTGAACAGTGCCGGAAAACCATCACCAAATATTTCTGTGTGAAGAAGGACAAGAAATCCAGGAACGAGAGTGCCTCAAAGAGAAAGGGTGCGCGACCCGCCAGGCGACAGTAA